The nucleotide sequence TAGCCTATCTTGTGGCCTTGGGCGACGATGCAGATTCCAGGATTGTACAGCATTGGCCTTCGGGGAACGGGCTGTGTGTCTTTAAAAAACCGCACCCCGGTAAGTCTCGATTCCGTTGCCCCGCCGTCGGTTATCTGAAATTTTCCAAGTAATTCGACAATTTTTGGCATTTGCATGGCCTCCGGCAATGTCTTCTTATCTTGGATACCATTCACGGCAAGAATTCAACCGGAATGAGGAGTCTGAAGAGGAATAGGCATCATTTTGAGAGGATCAGGTGTTCAAGGCAAGTCTTTGCCGCAGTAGATACGGCGGAACAGAAAACGAAACACCTGGAGATTCGTATGAATTTTGAATTTCAAAACCCGACGCGGCTCATTTTTGGAGCAGGTTCACTTTTCCGGATTGGTGAAGCTGCCAGCCGGCTTGGCAAAAAGGCCTTGCTTGTCACGGGGGGCGGCAGCGTCAAGCGGAGCGGGGTTTTTGATCGAACCGTCGCGACCCTCAAAGCCGCCGGCGTCTCCATCGCTGAATGCTCGGGTATCGAGCCCAACCCGCGCATCACTTCAGTTGTCAGAGGGGCTGAAATCGCCCGGCAGGAGGCGTGCGACATGGTCATCGCGCTAGGCGGCGGCAGCACCATGGACGCCTCGAAGGTCATTGCAGCCGCTGTCCTTTACGATGGCAACCCCTGGGACATGATCCTTCACGGCCAGGAAAAGTGGCACATTCCCAGTGAAGCCTTGCCCCTTATAACCATCCCGACCCTGGCGGCAACCGGTTCCGAGATGAATAACGGGGCGGTTATCACCAATGAGGAAACCAAGGTAAAGTCGTTCCTCGTGGCGGATTGTCTTTTTCCTCGCATCGCCATCGTTGATCCTGAGCTGACGGTAAGCGTGCCCAAGGACCAGACGGCGTTCGGCGTCTGCGATCTCATTACCCATGTGACCGAGGCCTACTGTAATGGGATTGACGGTACGCCCCTCCAGGACCGTTTCGCCGAGGGCGTCATCCTTGCCGCCATGGAATGGGGGCCCAAGGCCATCGCCGACGGCAATGACCTGGAAGCACGAACCCAGGTGCAGTGGGCGGCCCTGGTTGCCCTTAACGGCTGGGTCCATGCCGGCACCAACCCCATGTACCCCGTGCACATGCTTGAGCACACGGTCTCCGCTTACCATGACGTCACCCACGCGGCAGGCTTGGCAGTGATCAACCCGGCGTGGATGCGCTTCGCTGCTAGGGCCAATTCCGCCAAGTTCGTTCAGTTCGCCGAGCGTGTTTTCGGTCTCAAGGCCAAATCCACAACGGACCTCGATTGCGCACTGGAA is from Solidesulfovibrio magneticus RS-1 and encodes:
- a CDS encoding iron-containing alcohol dehydrogenase, which codes for MNFEFQNPTRLIFGAGSLFRIGEAASRLGKKALLVTGGGSVKRSGVFDRTVATLKAAGVSIAECSGIEPNPRITSVVRGAEIARQEACDMVIALGGGSTMDASKVIAAAVLYDGNPWDMILHGQEKWHIPSEALPLITIPTLAATGSEMNNGAVITNEETKVKSFLVADCLFPRIAIVDPELTVSVPKDQTAFGVCDLITHVTEAYCNGIDGTPLQDRFAEGVILAAMEWGPKAIADGNDLEARTQVQWAALVALNGWVHAGTNPMYPVHMLEHTVSAYHDVTHAAGLAVINPAWMRFAARANSAKFVQFAERVFGLKAKSTTDLDCALEGIDRFEAFLRAIGCPTRFSELGIGSELFETYAKDTLKIIHDADGKLPGRPAMSEADIVEVFKAAV